Proteins from one Oscillatoria nigro-viridis PCC 7112 genomic window:
- a CDS encoding DNA-methyltransferase, with protein sequence MKSASLSKVNISTRLLCQEAAEPLKQALQDKSLVPEEATALLTADEQRAIPAISKNKALIQEIQNRVQGLPSFHSLLQGDSRNLIHIPDESVHLVVTSPPYWNLKEYLKNLNQLGEIADYEKFLQELDRVWQQVWRVLVPGGRLVIVVGDVCVARRRFGRHMVFPLHASIQEHCRHLGFDNLAPIIWYKIANASLEAAGNGASFLGKPYEPGGVIKNDIEFILMQRKPGGYRSPTLTARVLSVIPETLHRQWFQQIWQDIKGASTKQHPAPYPLELAERLVRMFSFAGDTVLDPFMGTGTTCVAAANWGRNSIGVDVEPTYHHLALKRMQETYGLRVVYDRTMGEVAE encoded by the coding sequence ATGAAGTCTGCGAGTTTAAGCAAGGTTAATATTTCAACGCGGTTGCTGTGTCAGGAAGCAGCCGAACCGTTGAAACAAGCCCTACAGGATAAAAGCCTTGTACCCGAGGAAGCAACGGCATTACTAACAGCAGACGAGCAACGCGCCATTCCTGCCATCAGCAAAAATAAGGCGTTGATCCAGGAAATTCAGAATCGGGTGCAGGGGTTGCCATCTTTCCATTCCCTGCTACAGGGCGATAGCCGAAACTTAATACATATTCCCGATGAAAGCGTACATCTGGTAGTGACATCGCCCCCGTACTGGAATTTAAAAGAATATCTCAAAAATCTCAACCAGCTTGGCGAAATAGCAGACTACGAAAAGTTTTTGCAGGAGCTCGATCGAGTATGGCAGCAGGTATGGCGGGTTTTAGTCCCCGGCGGACGGCTGGTGATTGTGGTGGGCGATGTCTGTGTTGCCCGCAGGCGGTTTGGTAGGCACATGGTATTTCCCCTGCACGCGAGTATTCAGGAACACTGTCGCCATCTGGGATTTGATAACCTCGCACCGATTATCTGGTACAAAATCGCCAATGCTTCCCTGGAAGCAGCGGGGAATGGCGCCAGTTTTCTCGGCAAACCTTATGAGCCCGGAGGTGTCATCAAAAACGACATCGAATTTATCCTGATGCAGCGCAAACCGGGCGGCTACCGCAGTCCCACCCTCACAGCACGGGTATTGTCCGTAATACCGGAAACTCTCCACCGACAGTGGTTTCAACAGATTTGGCAGGATATCAAAGGCGCTTCCACCAAGCAACACCCCGCCCCATATCCTTTGGAACTGGCAGAACGACTGGTGCGGATGTTTTCTTTTGCAGGGGACACGGTACTTGACCCATTTATGGGGACAGGAACAACCTGCGTCGCCGCCGCCAACTGGGGGCGCAACAGTATCGGGGTAGATGTTGAGCCAACTTACCATCACCTAGCGCTGAAACGGATGCAGGAGACGTATGGCTTGCGCGTTGTCTATGACAGAACGATGGGGGAGGTTGCTGAATGA
- a CDS encoding PaeR7I family type II restriction endonuclease: MTGQTPIIPDDVFQEAVQGFWDTRIAQTQAQVLAGKVDQGNRSAVTGGKQMDGFILTLTNFLLAAGVPQNHIHVKKSLTVIPGFFRPAKMYDFLVVNPEKRQLKVVIELKSQVGSFGNNFNNRTEEAMGAALDIWTAYREGVFGEAPPPPWLGYLFVLEDSPASRTRVQVAEPHFAVLPEFRGASYAKRYELFCQKMVRERHFTAACFLVTDREQVAQTPNYTEPCLELSAANFLEQLIRHAL, from the coding sequence ATGACGGGACAGACACCCATCATCCCCGATGATGTGTTCCAGGAAGCCGTGCAGGGTTTCTGGGATACCCGCATCGCCCAGACACAAGCCCAGGTGCTGGCTGGCAAGGTTGACCAAGGGAACCGCAGTGCGGTGACAGGCGGCAAGCAGATGGACGGTTTCATCCTGACGCTGACTAATTTCTTGCTGGCGGCAGGTGTGCCTCAAAACCATATCCACGTTAAAAAAAGCCTAACCGTTATACCGGGGTTCTTTCGCCCGGCGAAGATGTACGACTTTTTGGTGGTAAACCCTGAAAAACGGCAACTCAAAGTAGTCATCGAGTTGAAGAGCCAGGTTGGCAGCTTTGGCAACAACTTCAACAACCGCACAGAAGAAGCGATGGGGGCTGCTCTCGACATCTGGACAGCTTACCGGGAAGGGGTGTTTGGCGAAGCACCTCCGCCACCGTGGTTAGGATATCTGTTTGTTTTGGAAGACAGTCCTGCCTCGCGCACCCGGGTACAGGTTGCCGAACCGCATTTCGCGGTTCTGCCAGAGTTTAGAGGGGCAAGCTATGCTAAACGCTATGAACTGTTTTGTCAGAAGATGGTACGGGAAAGGCATTTCACGGCTGCTTGCTTTTTAGTGACCGATCGCGAACAGGTAGCACAAACTCCAAATTATACCGAACCATGTTTAGAACTGTCGGCCGCTAACTTTTTAGAACAGCTTATTCGTCATGCGCTGTAG
- a CDS encoding Uma2 family endonuclease has product MEAQTIPLHSPLELTLELTDEQFFQLCIDNRDLRFERTASGGLIIMPPTGSETGNFNIDLSYQLQSWSRQNKHLGIAFDSSTGFKLPDGTDISPDAAWVRRDRWDALTAEEKKKFAPICPDFVVELRSTTDSIEKLRAKMKVYVKNGARLGWLLDRKNRKVEISRQGSEVEILDSPATLSGEDVLPGFVLDLSDIL; this is encoded by the coding sequence ATGGAAGCACAAACTATCCCCCTACATTCTCCCCTAGAATTAACGCTTGAATTAACTGACGAGCAGTTTTTTCAGTTGTGTATAGACAACCGGGATTTAAGATTTGAGCGCACTGCTAGTGGAGGATTGATTATTATGCCACCTACAGGTAGCGAGACAGGTAATTTCAACATTGACTTATCCTATCAACTTCAATCTTGGAGCAGACAAAATAAGCATTTGGGAATTGCTTTTGATTCTTCTACTGGATTTAAACTGCCCGACGGTACAGATATTTCTCCCGATGCTGCTTGGGTGCGCCGCGACAGGTGGGATGCTTTAACTGCTGAAGAAAAAAAGAAATTTGCGCCGATTTGTCCCGATTTTGTGGTGGAACTGCGCTCGACTACTGACTCTATAGAAAAATTGCGGGCTAAAATGAAAGTGTACGTGAAAAATGGAGCGAGGTTGGGATGGTTGCTCGATCGCAAAAATAGAAAAGTTGAAATCTCCCGTCAAGGTTCAGAGGTGGAAATTTTAGACTCGCCTGCAACTCTGTCAGGCGAAGATGTATTACCCGGTTTTGTTTTGGATTTAAGCGATATTTTGTAA